The DNA region ATGGCTTCCTTGCGTGCGCCGAGCTTCTCAAGCATCATCATCCGGCGGCGGGAGTTGACAAGCCCGCCTTCGCAGACGACGCTGATGGCGTGTTTCTTCTGGGCTTCGAGGATCTGTGAGAAGGAGGACTTCTCTATGGTGTAGGAAGCGATGACGAAGCCGACATCGGGGTTATCCATCGAACTGAAGGTCTGGTTCATATACGGACTGGTGGCGACCACCACGTCGGCTTCGATCGTGGGACGGTCGTTTTTTCCGGTCACCAGGTAGTCGACCTGCGCCATGCCCCCGAAGAGGACACGCAGTTCCTGGGCGTAGGAGTCGAGAAAGAGCGATTCGTAGCCGAAAATAACAATTTTTTTCAAATGTTCTACACCTCTGGGTCGAATTGGGGGGAATCCAAAAGAATCCCGCCTGTTTTTCAGTATAAAGCACCCGAGGGCGGGTGTCAAACCAAAATGGCAAATTTTTAATCCCTATAATCCCGTTTTCGGAGAAAATTGAGCGAAAAAGGGATTGAATGGCTTTCGGAAACGGAAGGCTGCACTTCGTTTCCGCGTGGGAAAAGCGAATTTAGCGGGGATTGCGTTTTCTTTTGCGTTTGGCACAGGACTTGCTGTTATTAGACGCAAAGAAACAACGCGGGACCGGCGGACGGGCCGGACCGCTCAAAATGATGCAAAGGCGGCGAAGCGATGACAGATTATCATGTGGACATCCGGGTCCTCTCGAAAGCCGAGGTCGAAAGCCTCGTGAGCTACCGTGATGTGGTGGACACAGTCGAAGAGACCTTTCTCGCGCTGGCGCGCCACGAAATTTTCCATCCGATCAAGGAACCCATCTGGGTGGATGACGGCCGTGCAAACATGATTATGGCGATGGCGGCCCATATCAAAAGCCAGCAGGTCGCCGGCGTCAAATGGGTCAACATGTATGAAAATCAGCAGCCGGGCTATCCCTCCTGCGCGGGCAGCATCCTGCTTTTAAACGATGACCGCAACGGCCAGCCCTACGCGATCCTGGAGGCAACCTCGATCACCGCGATGCGCACCGCGGGCGGGCACGCGGCGGTCGCCGCGAAGCATCTCGCCCGCCCGGATTCGCAGGTGTTGACGGTGATCGGCTGCGGCACCGAGGCGGTGAGCGGCGTTGCAAGTTTTCTCGATCTCTTTGCGCTGCGGGAGCTGCGTGTTTTTGACATTCACCCCGCCGCCATGCAGCGGATGCGGGAACTTTACGGAGACCGGCTCACAGTGACCTGCTGTTCCGACGCACAGACCGCCTGCGAGGGGGCGGATATCCTGATGACCGTCACCACCTCGCGGCGGCCGGTGGTTGAAGCGGGCTGGATTCCGAAGGGATGCTTCGTGGCGGGGCTTTACTCGCTCTTCGACCTCGACCCCAAGGCCGCAATCACCTGTGACAAATGGGTTCTCGGATCGAAAGAGGCCGACCGGCGGCAGATCCTGGAGGACCCGGTGTTCGAGGACTACCATCTTACGATGGAAAACGTCTACGCCGACCTGCCCGAGATCCTGAGCGGAGCGAAGCCCGGACGCGAGCGGGACGACGAGACGATCGTCTACACCCACTTCGGGATGGGCGCGCTCGACGTGGCGGTTGGGAAACTCATCTACCAGCGCGCCTGCGCGCAGGATGTGGGCCAGATTATCCGCCTGGTCTGATCCGGGCGGTTAGAGGGAGGAATACCATGAAGAAAATTGCAGTGGTAGGCGGCGGAAGCACCGGCCATATGGTGGCCGCGGACGTCGCTTCCCGCGGGCATGAAGCGCGGCTCTGCGACAGTGAGGCCTATCGTGAAATCCTGGAACAGACGGCCGCGATCGGAAAGATCGCGCTGAGCGGCAGTGGCTTCGACACGGTGGGGGAACTCGCGATGGCGACTACCGATGTCGCCTGTGCGCTTGACGGGGCCGATCTGGTCATCTGCTGCACCATCGCCAACCGCGACGAGGAGGTCGCCGAGATGATCGCTCCGCACGTCCCGAAGGACGGGGTGGTGCTCCTGAGCGCCGGCAGCGCCGGGTCGCTCGTTTACCGCAGGGTCTTTAACCGGCTGGGCCGGCGAGACATCGTGGTGGGGGAGACCAGCGGAAATCTCTATCCCTGCCGGATGATCGGCCCGGGCAAGGTCTTTTCGGGCGGGAAATATGCGCCCAAGGCGGCGGCCGCGGTCCCGGAAAGGGATACGGAACGGCTGGTCGAGGCGTTTTCCGGGGTGTACGAACTCACGCCAGCGAGCTGTGTGCTCGAAACCGCATTCAACGGGCCGAACCTGATCGCCCATATCGACCTCACCCTGCTGAACGCAGGCGCCATCGAAACGGCGAAGGGGCCCTACCGCGTTTTCAACGACGGCATCTGCCGCAGCACCATCAACCTGGCGGATGCGCTCTGGCAGGAGAAGAAACGAGTCATGGATGCGCTCGGCTTCGCTTGCGGGCCGTCGCCGGCCGGCTTCTACCGCAAACTCGCGGATCACGACGCGCACGCCTTCGACGGCTTTCGGACGCTTGAGGGTCCTGAGAGCCTGACCGGGCGGTATATCACCGAGGACGTCCCGATGCTCGACTGCCTGTTCCTTTCGGTGGCGCGAGCGATCGGGGTTGCAACGCCGCTCTTCGAGGGGCTTGTGGCGGTGGCGTCGGCGGTGAACCAGACCGACTACTATGCCCAGGGCCGAACCTTGGAAAGCCTGGGGATCGAAGCCCGCACCCCCGCGGAGATCGCCGCGAGTTTCCGGGACCCCGGCAATCTGCAATGACCCCATTCCCTGACGGACGGCAGGGCGAAAATAAATTGCTCGAAAATATGAGGAGGCCAAAAAAATGAAAAAGAACATAAGTATGATCCTCGCAGTGGCAATGCTCATTGGAATGCTCGCCGGATGCAGCGGCTCCAAACCCGAGGCCAGCTCCGCCGCGGCGCCCGCCCCGACGGCTTCTGCCGCTTCCGAAGCGGCTTCCGATGCAGCGGCCCCCGCGCCCGAAGGCCAGATCCTGGTGCGCATTGCGACCCAGATGGCGGCCGACAACAACACCACCATCGCGATGAACGTCTTTGGCGACTATGTGATGGAAAAGACAAACAATGCAATCAAGGTCGAGGTCTATCCGAACTCCCAGCTCGGAGCGGAGGACATCGTCATGCAGCAGGTGCTGACCGGCACGCTGGAGATGTCGCCGATCAGTTCGGCCGTTTTGAGCACCGTCGTGCCTGAGGTCAACATCTTCTCCTTCCCATTCCTTTTCAACGACCTCGACACCTATATCGACATGTGCTGGGACGAAGGCTTCCGTGAGCGGATCTTCAATGCGGTCGAGGAGCGCACCGGCTGCAAGACCCTCGGCTTCACCATCGGTATCGGCCGTGGCGTCTCGAATACCAAACGCGAGATCCGCACGGTCGACGACATGAAGGGCCTCAAAATCCGCACAATCGGCTCCCCGATCATCATCGACACCTTCAACTCTTTTGGCGCGACCGCGACCAACGTCCCATGGAAAGAGGTCTACACGGCGCTGCAGCAGGGGCTTGTGGACGGCGAGGACAGCTCGGTCATCGCAAACCTCGACCAGAAATTCATCGAAAGCAACAAGTTCTACACCCAGCTCGACACCATGTTCCAGAACCACCTGCTGGTCGTCTCTTCCGAGCTCTGGAACAAGCTGACCCCGGAACAGCAGCAGATCTTCGTCGAGGCGGGCGTCAAGGCGGACGAATACGGCTTCGAGTGCTCGCGCACTGACATCAAGGACAGCTATGAGCGCGCAGCCAAGGAATATCCGGACTTTAAGATCACTTCCGACCTGACCCCGGAAGAGAAACAGACCTTTGTGGATGCCTGCCGTCCGGTTTGGGACAAATACAAACCCGAAGTAGGTGAGGATCTCTTCAACTACACCTACGACCTCATGCAGAAGATGGTAAAAAAATAAGTCTGACAATCCCCGCCGTCGGGCCCTCCGGCGGCGGGAAAACCAAAATAACAATTCAGAGGAATAGAGGAGGGAATCCGGCTTGCGTGCAAAGGTGAACCGGGCGCTTGGAAAGATCGGGCGCTTTGAAAAGGCGCTGATGGGCGGCTTTTTCATGGTCATGACCCTGATGGTTTTCGTTCAGATTACAATCAGGTGGTGTGGTCTGCGCAGCTTTTCCTGGCTGGAGGAGTTTGCGCAATATGTCTATATCTGTGTGGTGATGGTCGGAGCCGCCAACGGCGTTACTGACGACAGCCTCATGAAAGTGCGGCTTTTTGAATCGATCCTGCCAAAGGCGGCCTGCCGGATCATTGGCGTAATCAGCGGCCTGCTCTGCAGCGGAATTGCGTTTTATATGGCATCCATCAGCTACCAGACTGTCAAAAAGATGTTCCAGCTCCATGCAAAAACTTCGGTGCTCGGCTGGCCGGTGTGGTTTTTCTACGCGGTCATGGCTGTCGCGTTTGTGGGAATGGGGGTCCGCTTCCTTCTGCGGATCATTTTCCCGCCCATGGAAGAGAAGGATAAACCCAATACGCCTGCCAAAGCGCAGTAGGAAAGGAGGATTGCTCAATGGCTTGGTTAATGCTTTTGTTTTTTGTATTTCTGTTTCTGGGTTTTCCGATCGCATTCATCCTGCTGGCTGTCTCGCTGATCGGAGCGATCTTCCTGCTGAACAATAACCCGCAGATCGTCGCCCAGATGATGTTCAACGGCATGAACAGCTACACCATTCTGGCGGTCCCTTTCTTCATCATTTCGGGCGGCATCGCCGCGCGCGGCGGCACAGCCAAGAGCCTGATCAACGTCATGAAAAAGGTGTTCGGCAAGCTGCCGGGCGGCCTTGGAATCGCCACCATCTTCGCCTGCACCTTCTTTGCTGCGATTTCGGGATCGAGCCTCGCGACGATCGTCGCGCTCGGCACCCTCATGATTCCGACCCTGATCGGTGAAGGCTACGATCCCGAGATGGCGACCGGCATTGTGAACTCGGCCGGTTCGCTGGGGATCCTGATTCCGCCAAGCGTCCCGATGGTCACGATGAGCGTGGCGATGGGGCTCTCGGTCGCGAAGCTGTTCGCGGCGGGGTTTTTGCCGGGTATCATCCTGGCGATTATCTGGAGCGTCTATGTGGCGATCACCTGCAAGCGCACCGGAGTTGGCACTAAAAAAACGGAGGAGAAGGAGCGCTACGGTTTCAAGGAGTTCCTCAAAGACGTGCCGGCCCTCTTCTTCCCAATCGTCATCCTCGGCAGCATCTACGGCGGCATCGCCACCCCGACCGAAGCGGCGGCAATCTCGATCGTCTACATCACGATCATCGAGGTCTTCTATTATAAGACCTGCAAACTTGCCGAACTGCCGGCGATGTTTGGTAAATCGACCGCCGAGGCGACCATTGTTTC from Anaerotruncus rubiinfantis includes:
- a CDS encoding NAD/NADP octopine/nopaline dehydrogenase family protein; the encoded protein is MKKIAVVGGGSTGHMVAADVASRGHEARLCDSEAYREILEQTAAIGKIALSGSGFDTVGELAMATTDVACALDGADLVICCTIANRDEEVAEMIAPHVPKDGVVLLSAGSAGSLVYRRVFNRLGRRDIVVGETSGNLYPCRMIGPGKVFSGGKYAPKAAAAVPERDTERLVEAFSGVYELTPASCVLETAFNGPNLIAHIDLTLLNAGAIETAKGPYRVFNDGICRSTINLADALWQEKKRVMDALGFACGPSPAGFYRKLADHDAHAFDGFRTLEGPESLTGRYITEDVPMLDCLFLSVARAIGVATPLFEGLVAVASAVNQTDYYAQGRTLESLGIEARTPAEIAASFRDPGNLQ
- a CDS encoding TRAP transporter small permease: MRAKVNRALGKIGRFEKALMGGFFMVMTLMVFVQITIRWCGLRSFSWLEEFAQYVYICVVMVGAANGVTDDSLMKVRLFESILPKAACRIIGVISGLLCSGIAFYMASISYQTVKKMFQLHAKTSVLGWPVWFFYAVMAVAFVGMGVRFLLRIIFPPMEEKDKPNTPAKAQ
- a CDS encoding TRAP transporter large permease, with product MAWLMLLFFVFLFLGFPIAFILLAVSLIGAIFLLNNNPQIVAQMMFNGMNSYTILAVPFFIISGGIAARGGTAKSLINVMKKVFGKLPGGLGIATIFACTFFAAISGSSLATIVALGTLMIPTLIGEGYDPEMATGIVNSAGSLGILIPPSVPMVTMSVAMGLSVAKLFAAGFLPGIILAIIWSVYVAITCKRTGVGTKKTEEKERYGFKEFLKDVPALFFPIVILGSIYGGIATPTEAAAISIVYITIIEVFYYKTCKLAELPAMFGKSTAEATIVSVMLGCAAPITWFVTNMQLPAALSAAAQQYIPNKFVFIIALTLVLFVFGCFMDIISVIVILGPMVLPTLIMYGMDPIHFGIMCILNTQIGMMTPPFGMNIFVCMRVANMGMGKVVKSTMPYLILLIIATLVISFIPEISMFVPNLLAS
- a CDS encoding TRAP transporter substrate-binding protein, with protein sequence MKKNISMILAVAMLIGMLAGCSGSKPEASSAAAPAPTASAASEAASDAAAPAPEGQILVRIATQMAADNNTTIAMNVFGDYVMEKTNNAIKVEVYPNSQLGAEDIVMQQVLTGTLEMSPISSAVLSTVVPEVNIFSFPFLFNDLDTYIDMCWDEGFRERIFNAVEERTGCKTLGFTIGIGRGVSNTKREIRTVDDMKGLKIRTIGSPIIIDTFNSFGATATNVPWKEVYTALQQGLVDGEDSSVIANLDQKFIESNKFYTQLDTMFQNHLLVVSSELWNKLTPEQQQIFVEAGVKADEYGFECSRTDIKDSYERAAKEYPDFKITSDLTPEEKQTFVDACRPVWDKYKPEVGEDLFNYTYDLMQKMVKK
- a CDS encoding ornithine cyclodeaminase family protein, with amino-acid sequence MTDYHVDIRVLSKAEVESLVSYRDVVDTVEETFLALARHEIFHPIKEPIWVDDGRANMIMAMAAHIKSQQVAGVKWVNMYENQQPGYPSCAGSILLLNDDRNGQPYAILEATSITAMRTAGGHAAVAAKHLARPDSQVLTVIGCGTEAVSGVASFLDLFALRELRVFDIHPAAMQRMRELYGDRLTVTCCSDAQTACEGADILMTVTTSRRPVVEAGWIPKGCFVAGLYSLFDLDPKAAITCDKWVLGSKEADRRQILEDPVFEDYHLTMENVYADLPEILSGAKPGRERDDETIVYTHFGMGALDVAVGKLIYQRACAQDVGQIIRLV